Sequence from the Macaca fascicularis isolate 582-1 chromosome 16, T2T-MFA8v1.1 genome:
CATAATCATGTTTCTGTAAGGCTACATTTGCTAGTGTGACAGATTTTTCTTGCCACAGAAGCACTGGGATAAAGAATGAACggtttctctatttctctctaaTTCCTTCCGTTTCCTATAGCTGTACCAATTCTCTTACAGTTACTTTTCCCTCCAAATACTCTTACCTGTTCCCAAAGAAGCgcttttggctttttattttcttgggacCTCAGATAAGCAGCAAAGTCCTTAATATTGTGTCCTCTTTGCACTGAACAGACATAATACAGTAAACCAGATTGTTTTTGTAACTTGGAAAtacattccaaaatattttgtcACTCTCCAAAACATACTATCAATTTGTTTCTTACCAAGACTGTTCAGGAAATCAAATGAGTAACAGCCTTCCTTATTTTCATGTGTTACAGATAGCTAATCACTTAGGGTGGATATTCACAATGTTGTTGCTAGAAGTTGTGTTATGAACTGTACTATTTTCATGATGGGACTCCTTCAGGtccctgcctgcctcatcctcagAGTAGTAACCATAAATTTTCCATGCATTTGCATTCAGCGGATTCGAGCCACAGTAAATAGCCAGGAACAGAAAAGGCTACTGATGGATTTGGATATTTCCATGAGGACGGTGGACTGTCCATTCACCGTCACCTTTTATGGCGCACTGTTTCGGGAGGTAGGTGACCCTTCAATTCAAAGTCCAGGGAGAACAATAACGTAAAAAGAAGTTTCTTTGATCACGTAAATGCCATCACAATCATGGAGCTCTTTCTTCTTTGACACATCTTGTATAGGGGGGTTTACGTGTGTGCAATGATGACATGCCCTGGGGCAAGGTTGGATTGAAATTATGGTATTTTCAAATGTGGTTAGCCTTTTTAAGATGCAGagattctcttctcctttctttttttgttttgtttatcttggCAGAACTTTCTATATCGCCTATAGACTGATTTGCATAGATCTCTTATAATTGGAAATATTCTGGTCTTTGGACTGCTTTAGGAACTTCATCTAGCCTACTTGTGTACCATGTAGACGTACTTTGATCTCTTTTCTCTACCTCTGTTTTTCACTTCACCATGATATGAATTATGAGGCTTCACCTCATTAAAACCAGCTTTTTGACTGACTATTGCTGTTGTTTAGTGTGAGAGATCCGACAGGGAGTAGGCATCTAGACCTAACTCCTAGACAGTGGTATCAGTAAAGGCCTGGATTTCTGGGGTTTTATTGCTTATGTCTGTTAgtaattagattccatttttcATTAAGGGGTAGGAGATCACATGCAGGTTCTGCTCAGCTACCTACTGGTTTGCTCTTTGGAGATAACCTTGCTTATTTGTGAATTCCTTTATGATCTTGACAGAAAGCAATATATTTCCCCTCaaaattcaagaaagaaataGTTAATTCTTCAGGACAggtatttactgttttttttaatttttctttctccctttttcatccttttaaacaATTCCTGAACCAATTGGTCTCCAGGGTGATGTGTGGATCTGCATGGAGCTCATGGACACATCACTAGATAAATTCTACAAACAAGTTATTGATAAAGGCCAGACAATTCCAGAGGACATCTTAGGGAAAATAGCAGTTTCTGTGAGTACATTTTGATCCCTACTGCAAGGATAATGTGAGAAATAAAGTCCCTATGTGTCTTTGTATCTCAATATGAAGAAATACTACCTGGGCCAGAGCTACTATTCGTACATGTCTGTTGACATTTATTGGTGGATGGATAAATACATGCTTTCCTTTCTGAGCACTATATAGAAGATTCTAGCCCTGCTTTGGTTTGACAGACTCTAGGTTAAATGACTCTAAGTGCTGCATTCATCAGCTATGACCACATTCCTGGTGTCTATATTCTGACAttagtttattttgattttcatttatggatgtttaaaatattctcttaagACTAGTAGGCATAGAAtgaagcagaaggaaaataaatagaaagaaggtCTTCTACCTTCATGGCTATTCAGGTTCAGGAGGgtggagagaaaaagaatgagggCAAATGAACAAGATAGATGAGGGAGACATCCTTTCTGATATAAGATACAGTCCTCTCTGGTGGATGGAGTCCAATTTGCGTAACTTCCTATGTATTTTCCTAGATAGGACCACCACTATTTGAGAAAATATCTCACTGGTAATCTAAAGCCAAGCATAATAAACCTTGATATACTTAATATTCAATTTCTTTCCAGCGATATGATAAATAAATCTATCTTTGTGTTTCTCTTGCAGATTGTAAAAGCATTAGAACATTTACACAGTAAGCTGTCTGTCATTCACAGAGGTAAGCAGCCATGAGCTGCCTTGGCTGTTCCTTTGATAAAGTTAATTTCCTTCACCTGGAGACCCTCCCTACCCCCAACCCCCCATGAATGGAAGTAGAATTGACTCAGGCAAGAGAACTAAGGGGCTTTCTTTTGAGATTGGATAGCAAACCATATAAGTAGTATTCCTTATCGTGGCTGAGGACATAAGAAGACATGATCTTTGTCTTACATCCAAATTGAATATAAACACTTGTTGGCCAGCAGAGCTGTGGGATTACATCATTGAGAATTTTAGAGAATATGATAAAAATCGATCCTGTATTGGCCATCACATGAGAGCTTGTTGTAAACGAATCATGGGTCTCAATATCAAATGAAttggaatttgcattttaacaagatttccaGGTGATTCTTGTGCACATGAAAGTGTGAAAAACTGGTATAAAGCAGAGCCCTTTCAGACAACAAGAGGCAGGATAAAATGATttatctcttcctccttccttttcttccttcttattgGCCTGTTATGTCTTCAAccatgcattcatccatccatccattaattcattcatcttctctccacccattcatccatttattcatcttttaaaatcacttttaaaatgtaatagatGCCCTGAGAGGTATATGAGAAGAAAGTATACTGTTATTAAATTATGCATCAGGATTCTTATAGGGAAGtaagataaatatacaaaaaaacaaaacaacaacaacaaaaagaaacaaaaaaaaaaacccttagaaATATGAAAGTACcaagctgggtgccgtggctcatgcctgtaatcccagcactttgggaggccgaggcaggcggatcacctgaggtcaagagtttgagaccagcctggccaacatgacaaaaccctgtctctactgaaaatacaaaaattagttgggtgtggtggtgggtgcctgtaatcccagctacttgggaggctgaggcatgagaatcacttgaacctgggaggaagaggttgcagtgagccaagatcttactactgcactccagcctgggcgacacagtgagactccatctcaaaaaaataaataaataaataaataaaaaataaaaaaagcaagtaCCAAATATAGAAGTAATTTAGATAATGTAAAATAAGTAAGTGCTATCACTTAGTGATTGTCGTTAGGGAAACTTCGGGGAAGAGATACCCTCAACCATGTCTTTGGGAAAAATAATGGAATGTACTGGTATGTAAGAGGGCCTTGTGGTTTGGATAATTCTTGAACTCTCTGAGCCTGGAAATAATGTAAAATGCCTTCCACAGTGTGCCTATTATTGTTAgttgttattattaaaaattggaaaaataggATGAAGGAAGATGAGGAGAAGAAAATAGTAAGGAATACAGATAGGAAAAGGACTGTAGATTATTCACAAGTTTGAAATTAACATTAAGGGTTATTTCACCATTATGAAATATGTAATTCATATTAGAGAATATATGTaaggtataaaaataataaaatgaaatttgtatgtctttcagcttaaagggaaaattataaaggataatttttaaagcttttgtaATAATCTTTATCTTCCAATTTTATGGGCATTGTGAAAAGTAtcacaaagggaaaaaattaactgtaatttcaaattttattatccAGAGATAATTGTAGTTCCATTTTTTGGGCATATGGGTGGGTGAGTTAAATCTTTCTAGTCAAAGGGATTAATTTAAAATCTGGTCTGTAATACTGCTTCTTCAGTACCTGCCCTGTGGTCTGGAATACCTGGGTTCATGATCCTTTACACTATGTGACCTCTGACACATCACTTGCAGAGGTTTCAATCAAAATTTGTTGCtttgggctgggcttggtggctcacatctgtaatcacaaccctttgggaggtggggtgggaggattgcttgaggctaggagtttgagaccagcctggtcaagagaCATCCTGtctatcaaaaaaattaaaataaaataaaaaaataaaaagccgggcatggtggtgcacacctgtagtcctagctactaggagactgaggcaggagggtgatttgagcccaggagtttgaggctgcagtgacctatgatcacaccactgcatacCAGTTGAGTGACAGTAAAACCTTATCTTgaagaaaaaaccaaaccaaacagaaACAAAGGTTGGTTTGGTCATGTTTGGTATATCATTGTGTCACGgtctgcctttttgttcttcGTTTTATTACTCCTACATTAAATATCATTAGATCATTTTGAATCGGGCATTTGATTCAGTAATAATTTTTTAGGTTCTTACTGCAAATATGAGGGTAATGAAGATCATAAAATCAGTGGAGAATGCAGTTTTTTGTATTGAGAAATTCACAGTTCTACGAGGCATGAACAAAACATGAAATAGAAAATCAAGTTGAAAGCAATAAGCAGTTTATACCTATGGGTCAGGGATGGCAGTTACTTCTGTGTTGGGCAACTTGGGGAAAGGAAGATGGACAAATGGAGATTTTAGGCCCTCTGGTGGTAGAGAAATGAACCTTGAAAGCAGACTGGAATGATGGGATCCTGGTTGCTTTTGCTTTCAGACGTCAAGCCTTCTAATGTACTCATTAATGCTCTCGGTCAAGTGAAGATGTGCGATTTTGGAATCAGTGGCTACTTGGTGGACTCTGTTGCTAAAACAATTGATGCGGGTTGCAAACCATACATGGCCGTAAGTACATTAGCTAGCGTGGCATCTGGTAATGTCACTGCTGACAAATCATGCTGGGAAACAAGCAATGGATGGCCACAGAGGGAAAATGGAAATGTACGTAAGACTCCAAAAGTAGTCTGCCTCTtagtttttcttcaaaatgtcaTGTCTGAAATCTTTACTCACTTGCTTCGTATATTGTCTTAGTTTGTTCAGGCTGCTAGGCAAAATAACATAAGCCAGGCAgcctataaacaacagaaatttatttctcacagtttttggAGGCTAGGAAATCCAAGATGAAGGCACCAGaagatttggtgtctgatgagggctcaCGTTTCTCAGGATCATCCATATCTCCTTCCTGCTTAGTCTTCCCACAGTGAAAGGGGCGAGGGATCTCTCTAGGGCTTCTTTTATAAGGACCCCAGTCCTATTCATTAGTGTTCCACCTTCATGACTCATGAAGGCCCTGCCTTCTGATACCATCACATGTGCGATTAGATTTTAACCCGTGGATTTTGGTGGGGAACAAACGTTCAGAccataattatatatgtattactttaaaaaaatcaagtgaaagaaatatgttatttgaaaaatcatatatacaatacatatagCCTGCACAGTTTTCCACACTGTATCGCAGGGGAGTATTGCATTGTTTGTTGAGGACAAAATAGTAAATTAGAACTTAAATTACCCAAACAAGACAGTTAGATTAGTCATGAGAAGACCTCACAGCTGTGAAGATTCACTGCCTTTAGCAGAGACCTTGCAATCCCCTTTAACTGAAGGAACAGACGCTAGATTCTATGTGGAAATGGACTTGTGCTTTGAATCGAAAAGCTTCCTGTCTGTGTTTAGTTAAAAATTGCTCAGGTCTATTAGCATGGGACAGTAGCCCAGTGACTCTTGTTTTATTGAGTTCTGGACTGTTCATGTTTTAAACAAGGATAATTCTAGATGGGCAAAGTAGCTTTACAACGTATACCCTGTTTCTTCTTAAGGcagattttaaatttgttatgaaAGGAACTTGATCCATTACTGTGTCCAAGAAAAGACaaacacagaagaaaggaaaccCTGTGGAGACATGGATATTTATTGTAGTTAACCAGGTCTTCTTGGCCTCAGAGGCATGTTAACAGCTTATAACAACTCACTTGGCAGCTGATGCTACCCCCATCCCCAGAGACTGTTGAACTAAGAATGTTATCTCAACTGTCTTCCCAGTTTCTCAGTTGTCTGTCTCCTTTCCAGCCTGAAAGAATAAACCCAGAGCTCAACCAGAAGGGATACAGTGTGAAGTCTGACATTTGGAGTCTGGGCATCACGATGGTAGTGTATGCCAATTGTCATGAACTATGAGGTTGTGGGCATGAAACTTGAATGAGGTGGACTTTGGGTCCAAGAAACAAATGCCCTAAATGCTGGTTTGGGGCGCCCTCTCCTGCTGAGGTGGTAGGAGATTTTGAGTAATAATTGTTTGTAGTGTGGTATAGTAAAAACACCGACACGGGATTGGGGAAACCAATTTTTCTCTTGATTCCACCTCTGACGAGCTGTATGCCTTTTTGAGTAATTGTTACAGTCACACAGACTATCTTcctatcctcatctgtaaaataagaggaTCTGACCATATTCCTTATAGTTTAAAATTCAATTATTCAAGCCAAGGCAAGAAACTTAAGCTGTGCAAAGAATGCTAATGTGCGTGAACCCTGATAGGGCCGTGTTTTCCAGGACATAGGCTATGCTTCCCAGGATATTTTTGTTGGAGAAGTAGAAGTTAAAGACTGATGAGGTcagtgtattagttcgttttcacactgctgataaatgcatccccaagactgagtaatttaagagaaaaagaggttgaatggacttacagttccatgtggctggggaggcctcatgatcatggtggaaggtgaaaggcacatcttacatggtggcagacaagagagaatgagagggcCAAGCGAAAAGAGAGATGCTtcataaaaccatcggatctcatgagactttttTGCTACCGTGAGAACCgtagaacagtatgggggaaccaccccatgattcaattatctcccactgggtctgtcccacaacatgtaggaattatgggcgctacaattcaagatgagatttgggtggggatgcagccacACCATATCAATCAGGTATATCCTCAATACAGGATAACCAGTAGGATGATTTCCTTAGACACAAGCCCTAAAGTTACATGATTTATTCCTAACTTATTCATGGCTTTGGTGATTGTAAATTTCATCACTTTGGTGGTCATACATTTTCAGTGGATCACCGAGGTCTGGAATTATCCACTGTGGTCCTGGCTCCTCCCCAGGCACAGCAGCTGAATAAATCCCATGAGTTATTTCTCCTGCCTGCCCAGAAAACACGTGATCCTGTAATGCAAAGTGGCCTTTTCTCAAGTCCAAAAAAAGATGAGTCATTTGGTTCTAGGTTGCTTTCTCCCCCTGTCATTTCACCAAGCGACCTGCAGGTGGCAGTAGATGCTCAGCTCTGGAAAGGTCTCAGGCTGGGAATTACTTTTCAGACCAAACATTTGAAATCCTCTTAGCTTTACATCCTGAAGTTTAATACTGTTGGCTTACAATTTTTATGAAGTGCCACAGTGAGTTTTAGTGAGGGGCCTGGTTTTAGATAGGCTTAAGTGGCTGTGGCTAgtaagtaatatttaaaaatccctaGCACTAGGGATTTGGGGAAAATTGCTAGAGAACAAATTATTAGTTTATTTCCCCCCACCCCTTATACTTGAACTTTGCCTTGTGTTTCCCTCTGGCTCTCCACGAATGAAACATGGGTGATCCCCTAACGCAGCCCTGTTGAAACTGTTGTCTGCTGTTTCCTCTCTTCTCCAGATTGAGTTGGCCATCCTTCGATTTCCCTATGATTCCTGGGGAACTCCATTTCAGCAGCTCAAACAGGTGGTAGAGGAGCCATCTCCACAACTCCCAGCAGACAAGTTCTCTGCAGAGTTCGTTGACTTTACCTCACAGTGGTAAGAAAGCCTCACCTCCCAAGTGTCAATGTGAAAGAAGAAGATGTGTTCTCATGAGTTTCTTCCATCGGGTTTGTCTCCATCATGCATACATTCATTCCGAAAGCATTTGTGGAGTGCGCCCTCTGCTGGAGAAGCAAAGATGACCGTATCACACTCCCTGCCCTCGCTGAGCCCAAAGTCAAGTAGAGAAGTCtcataaatgaataattatagTATAAAGTGGCAACTGCAGTGATAGAGATAGGGGCATGGGTGATTTAAGAAACTCGGAGGGAAGATCTCAGGATAGGCTTTTCTGGAGGAGATAAATCCGGAGCTGAGATCGTGAGAGGTGTTTTCCAAGCAGAAGGGAAATAGGAAAGGAAACGTATTCCAAACAGAAGGAATATCATTCACAATGTCACAAAAGCAAGAAACTCCTTTATGTGAGCTTTAAGCAATTTGATGTAGATTAAAGCATAAAGAGAAAGCTGATGGGACCCATTAGAGGCCTGGGGATAGGGAGTAGAGGCAAAGAATTACTTTGGGTGAGAAGATAGTGGGTAGTTTAAGAGTGTTTCTTAGGTCCTCAGAAGTCTTGTAGAACCTTGGTTGCTACTGAATACTTGCTAACTGTGGAGAAACTTGCCCACCATAAGAGACAATGCTGAAGTTCTGGGAAGGGAATCCAAAGAAAGTTGGggtggaaagagggagggagccatACTCATGTAGTAAACTATATTTTCATGAAAACTGCCAGGGCAGTCAAGAAAAGCAACAGAGGGAAAGTATTCTCTAGACAATCAAGTCATTTCTGTGTGCGTAGAGGTCATGATGCCTGGCATGACTTGATAGTAATGATCATGGCAAGTGATGCTGGAAGCGGGATGCCAGAAATGAAGCACATCCCTGAGCCAGGTTAGTGTATTTGGCCATCCCACAGAAGTAGATGAGAATTAGGAGGAAGGGGACTGGGAGATGGTGGCAGGCCCAGCTGTGATCTTCGGAGGGGAGCCGTTCTGAGTACTCACTGCTGGGGAAGGGTCTGGAGCTCTGAAGGCTGTTTGAGGTACTGAGGAAGCTGAAGGAACATCTTCCTCATGGCTTAATTCCTCGGCCTCCATGCTTTTTAGAAGTGCTGTGAGGTGGAgcacccatgcctgtaatcccagtactttgggaggccgaggtgagtggatcacctgaggtcaggagttcaagaccagcctggccaacatggtgaaaactcgactctactaaaaatacaaaaaattaactgggcgtgtgGTGGACAGCTGtaatcttgggaggctgaggcaggagaatcgcttgaacccaggaggtggaggttgtagtgagccgagatcacaccattgcactccagcctgggcgacaaggacaaaacttcatcttaaaacaaataaataagaaataaaaacataaagctgTGAATACAGCATTGATCAGGAAATGTggaagaaacataaaacaaagcaACTGTCTGTTGCTTGTGACCTAAGAGCTCTTGGACTCTTTGTTAGCCCAAGGCCCCTTCTCATCCCTGGTACTTTTCCCTGATGATGTATGAGGCTGGTCTGCAgttgtttgttttcgtttttgacTGGATGACTAGAGAGGGGCTGGAGCCTCGAGTGCTAGTACAATAGTTGTTGGATGcctcttaaaatatatatcttctaGCTACTTCCTGTCTGTTTTCCTTGAGGGAGTGTGCTAGATGTGGTAGTACCTCTGCCAGGATGAGTTCATGATTTTGCCTTCTGGATTCAAAAACTTGTTTTttgtggttggttggttggttggatatttatttatttattaccttaTCCTCAAATGTTTAAGGTCACATCAAAGAAAGGGGtgaggggctgggcgtggtgactcatggctgtaattccagcactttgggaggccaaggtggcggatcacttgaggtcaggagttcgagaccagcctgaccaacatggtgaaaaaccatctctgctaaaaatacaaaaattagccaagtgtggtggcacatgcctgcagtcccagctactcaggaggttgatgcaggagaattgcttgaacgcaggaggcggaggttgcagtgagctgagattgtgccactgcactccagcctgggtgataagagagagacgccatctcaaaaaaaaaaaaaaaaaaaaaaaaag
This genomic interval carries:
- the MAP2K6 gene encoding dual specificity mitogen-activated protein kinase kinase 6 isoform X5 translates to MELGRGAYGVVEKMRHVPSGQIMAVKRIRATVNSQEQKRLLMDLDISMRTVDCPFTVTFYGALFREGDVWICMELMDTSLDKFYKQVIDKGQTIPEDILGKIAVSIVKALEHLHSKLSVIHRDVKPSNVLINALGQVKMCDFGISGYLVDSVAKTIDAGCKPYMAPERINPELNQKGYSVKSDIWSLGITMIELAILRFPYDSWGTPFQQLKQVVEEPSPQLPADKFSAEFVDFTSQCLKKNSKERPTYPELMRWSLIMLPRLVSNSWAQTILLPAPPQVAGTTTTSIFHPT
- the MAP2K6 gene encoding dual specificity mitogen-activated protein kinase kinase 6 isoform X4 yields the protein MSQSKGKKRNPGLKIPKEAFEQPQTSSTPPRDLDSKACISIGNQNFEVKADDLEPIMELGRGAYGVVEKMRHVPSGQIMAVKRIRATVNSQEQKRLLMDLDISMRTVDCPFTVTFYGALFREGDVWICMELMDTSLDKFYKQVIDKGQTIPEDILGKIAVSIVKALEHLHSKLSVIHRDVKPSNVLINALGQVKMCDFGISGYLVDSVAKTIDAGCKPYMAPERINPELNQKGYSVKSDIWSLGITMIELAILRFPYDSWGTPFQQLKQVVEEPSPQLPADKFSAEFVDFTSQCLKKNSKERPTYPELMQHPFFTLHESKGTDVASFVKLILGD
- the MAP2K6 gene encoding dual specificity mitogen-activated protein kinase kinase 6 isoform X2 — translated: MSQSKGKKRNPGLKIPKEAFEQPQTSSTPPRDLDSKACISIGNQNFEVKADDLEPIMELGRGAYGVVEKMRHVPSGQIMAVKRIRATVNSQEQKRLLMDLDISMRTVDCPFTVTFYGALFREGDVWICMELMDTSLDKFYKQVIDKGQTIPEDILGKIAVSIVKALEHLHSKLSVIHRDVKPSNVLINALGQVKMCDFGISGYLVDSVAKTIDAGCKPYMAPERINPELNQKGYSVKSDIWSLGITMIELAILRFPYDSWGTPFQQLKQVVEEPSPQLPADKFSAEFVDFTSQCLKKNSKERPTYPELMRWSLIMLPRLVSNSWAQTILLPAPPQVAGTTTTSIFHPT
- the MAP2K6 gene encoding dual specificity mitogen-activated protein kinase kinase 6 isoform X3 translates to MAALKFLSGKKRNPGLKIPKEAFEQPQTSSTPPRDLDSKACISIGNQNFEVKADDLEPIMELGRGAYGVVEKMRHVPSGQIMAVKRIRATVNSQEQKRLLMDLDISMRTVDCPFTVTFYGALFREGDVWICMELMDTSLDKFYKQVIDKGQTIPEDILGKIAVSIVKALEHLHSKLSVIHRDVKPSNVLINALGQVKMCDFGISGYLVDSVAKTIDAGCKPYMAPERINPELNQKGYSVKSDIWSLGITMIELAILRFPYDSWGTPFQQLKQVVEEPSPQLPADKFSAEFVDFTSQCLKKNSKERPTYPELMQHPFFTLHESKGTDVASFVKLILGD
- the MAP2K6 gene encoding dual specificity mitogen-activated protein kinase kinase 6 isoform X1, which translates into the protein MAALKFLSGKKRNPGLKIPKEAFEQPQTSSTPPRDLDSKACISIGNQNFEVKADDLEPIMELGRGAYGVVEKMRHVPSGQIMAVKRIRATVNSQEQKRLLMDLDISMRTVDCPFTVTFYGALFREGDVWICMELMDTSLDKFYKQVIDKGQTIPEDILGKIAVSIVKALEHLHSKLSVIHRDVKPSNVLINALGQVKMCDFGISGYLVDSVAKTIDAGCKPYMAPERINPELNQKGYSVKSDIWSLGITMIELAILRFPYDSWGTPFQQLKQVVEEPSPQLPADKFSAEFVDFTSQCLKKNSKERPTYPELMRWSLIMLPRLVSNSWAQTILLPAPPQVAGTTTTSIFHPT
- the MAP2K6 gene encoding dual specificity mitogen-activated protein kinase kinase 6 isoform X6 codes for the protein MELGRGAYGVVEKMRHVPSGQIMAVKRIRATVNSQEQKRLLMDLDISMRTVDCPFTVTFYGALFREGDVWICMELMDTSLDKFYKQVIDKGQTIPEDILGKIAVSIVKALEHLHSKLSVIHRDVKPSNVLINALGQVKMCDFGISGYLVDSVAKTIDAGCKPYMAPERINPELNQKGYSVKSDIWSLGITMIELAILRFPYDSWGTPFQQLKQVVEEPSPQLPADKFSAEFVDFTSQCLKKNSKERPTYPELMQHPFFTLHESKGTDVASFVKLILGD